A genomic stretch from Sphaerodactylus townsendi isolate TG3544 linkage group LG15, MPM_Stown_v2.3, whole genome shotgun sequence includes:
- the LOC125444409 gene encoding olfactory receptor 6J1-like, producing MDVLAFVCLLRSVTEFILLGFSLGHQGNILLSMVFLPMYITSLAGNLLIFCIVLGNSHLHTPMYFFLWNFSILDIMFTSVISPQLLWNLLSGDQSISFSACIAQLYFYFFLGTVQFFLLTSMSYDRYAAICKPLHYHSVMSGEVCTKIVLACWVCGFFSVLCPIVQISRLSFCGSNTINHFFCDTGPLLELSCADTHFIELMDFMLSSLVILGSAILTFISYACIISTIVLIPTTTSRAKAFNTCATHLTMISISCGISIFMYVTPSQKETLDAHKVPAVLTTVVCPFVNPFLFTLKNDSVKEALRKTAQKISDMMMGSILATSKGKTFVLGGSL from the exons ATGGACGTGTTGGCTTTTGTGTGCCTTCTCAG AAGCGTGACCGAATTTATCCTGTTGGGTTTCTCACTTGGGCATCAAGGAAATATCCTTCTTTCCATGGTCTTTCTGCCTATGTATATCACATCCCTGGCTGGCAACCTACTAATCTTCTGCATTGTATTGGGAAACAGTCACCTCCACACCCCCATGTATTTTTTCCTATGGAACTTCTCCATATTAGACATAATGTTCACTTCAGTTATCAGCCCACAGTTGTTGTGGAACCTCCTTTCTGGCGACCAATCTATTTCCTTCTCGGCTTGCATTGCCCAACTCTACTTCTATTTCTTCTTGGGCACAGTACAGTTTTTCCTCTTGACCTCCATGTCGTACGATCGCTATGCTGCCATTTGCAAACCTCTGCATTATCACAGTGTCATGAGTGGTGAGGTGTGCACCAAAATAGTTCTGGCTTGTTGGGTGTGTGGGTTCTTCTCTGTCCTCTGTCCCATCGTCCAGATTAGCAGGCTGTCCTTCTGCGGATCCAACACCATCAACCATTTTTTCTGCGACACTGGACCTCTGCTGGAGTTGTCGTGCGCCGACACCCACTTCATTGAACTGATGGATTTCATGCTGTCCTCCCTTGTGATTCTTGGTTCTGCCATCTTGACGTTCATTTCATATGCATGTATCATCTCGACAATTGTGCTCATCCCGACCACCACCAGCcgtgcgaaagccttcaacacttGTGCCACACACCTCACCATGATCTCTATCTCCTGTGGGATCTCCATTTTCATGTACGTAACTCCTTCTCAGAAAGAGACTTTGGATGCCCACAAGGTGCCAGCCGTTCTGACCACTGTAGTCTGCCCCTTTGTGAACCCTTTCCTTTTCACTCTGAAAAACGATTCTGTCAAGGAGGCCCTGAGAAAGACAGCTCAAAAGATCTCAGACATGATGATGGGGAGCATTCTGGCTACCTCTAAAGGAAAGACGTTTGTTTTAGGAGGAAGTCTTTAA